In the Streptomyces spororaveus genome, TGGGACGAGCTGAATCTGATCGAGCCCGGCGCCAACTACGGGTGGCCGGAGGCCGAGGGGAAGGCGGGAAAGCCCGGTTTCCGGGATCCGGTGGCGGTGTGGAAGACCGACGAGGCCTCGCCGAGCGGGATCGCCTGGGCCGAGGGCTCGATATGGATGGCCGGGCTGAAGGGCAAGCGGCTGTGGCGGATCCCGCTGGCCGGAACGGAGCTGGTGGCGGAGCCCGAGGCCTTCCTGGAGGGTGAGTACGGGCGGCTGCGGACGGTGGTGCCCCTCGGTGGGGACCGCATGCTGCTGGTCACGAGCGAGACGGACGGACGTGGCTCCCCGGAAGCGGGCGACGACAGGATTCTGACCTTGACGGTGCGGTGACCGGCATGTCCCCGGCGGGGGACGGAGGGTGTGGTGGGCACGGTGTTCAACATGATCGAAGAACTGTTCAACCCGGGACGCAAGCACACCGACGAGGAGAAGAAGCGGCTGGAGCTGTCCCGGACCGACGTCAATGACAACGATCCGGGACGGGGTCCGATAGACCTCGACTCCGGCAAGGTGCTCATACGCCTGGCCGAGCAGCCTCCGGACGAGGACTGACCGGGGAGGGCGCGGCGAACAGGCGCAGCCGGTGGGCGAGGGCGGCCGCCTCGCCTCGGCCGGTGACGCCCAGCTTGGCCAGGATGTTCGAGACGTGCAC is a window encoding:
- a CDS encoding DUF6191 domain-containing protein, producing MIEELFNPGRKHTDEEKKRLELSRTDVNDNDPGRGPIDLDSGKVLIRLAEQPPDED